TCTTCTCGTGAAGTGCTTACGCCTCTTGTTGATCTTGCTGGTTGGTTAGGTGTCCCGACACGCCGTGATTTAGAACGTAAGTTTGTTATCGTTACTGACTTTAACAAGATGACTAATGGCTTCTTGATCGACAGTATTTCTCGTATTCATCGTATTTCTTGGAATGATGTTGAATCTCCAAGCCAGTTTCTAGAAGCTGGGGAGCAAGATTGTGTCGTTGCCGTTGTGCGTAAAGATGGCAACTTAATCATGATTCTCGATTTCGAAAAAATCATTGCTGACATCAACCCAGAACTGAGCATGGAAAAATACGATGTGACGGGCGATAAATCGGTTGATTTGAACCAGCGAATGGTTGGCAAACGTAATGCTAAAACTATTATGGTTGTGGATGACTCTGCATTTATTCGTTCTTTGATTCAAGATACCTTGGCTTCTGCGGGTTATAACGTGATCACTTGTAAAGATGGTGGTGAAGCGTATGAAAAGCTAATGAGCTTGATTGAAGTGGCGAAAGAAGAAAACTTACCAGTGCGTGAGTTGCTTGATGCTGTCGTCACTGACGTTGAGATGCCTCGTATGGACGGCATGCACTTAGTGAAACGACTGCGTGATACAGAAGCGTACAACCAAACTCCAATTGTGATGTTCTCTTCTTTGATGAGTGAAGACAACCGCGCGAAGGCATTATCTCTTGGTGCGAATGACACCATCACCAAGCCTGAGATAGGTCGTATGGTGAATATGATGGATAAACACGTGTTTAATTTTGCGTAGTCTATCCGACAGTGAACAAAAAGGCTGCCAATTTGGCAGCCTTTTGGTTATTTAGAGCAAGGTAAAATCTCTAACGTATATTCCCCACTTTGGTTGACTGGCGGCGTATATTTAATTGCGCATTGTGTCGCATCTGATTTACCGTCGTCTCGAGCGTAGATATAGGCAGTGATCTCATCTTCGTCAGATTCGACACGCCAATCACTTTCACCGTGTCTATCGTCTAACTCTGCTACGAGAATACTTAGACTAGATTCATCGGCGTCGGCATAACCATAACGAAAAGTACAACTGTTGCTTCCATTGACCTCACAGCCAGGAAACGGAAGATCCATTGCTGGTGTGTTTGGTGTAATTCCGGTATCAGGACCAATATTCGAGACGTAACGATAGTGCTCTAAACCCGCTACAGCCATTTTCCCAAAACCGATCCCTAGGCCAGAAGCTATCGCACCTTTCATCCCTTCCAAGCGAGCTTCACGAGCATCGTCTTGAATGTTTAAAAAGCGCGGAGCAGCGGTGACAGCCAAAATACCAAGGATAACGATAACAACAACAAGCTCAATTAAAGTAAAACCTGATTTTCTTTTCATAAATCATCTTTTAATTAGGTTGATACGATAGTCTAATGTTTTTAATTTATATGGTGCTATAGACTATTAATTTCCATTAATGGTGAATTTATATGGTGCATCCACTCTAAAATGGAGTGTGATTATAGTGCCGTTTATTTGTGCTGAATAGTGCGGAAATCGTAAATCTAGCGTTGCAAATCTGTATGAATTGTAAAGTCGTAGAAACTGAGACTAAGAAGTTCAAATGTTGACACATTTTGATTGTGTTTTAGTGCGCTTTGATGAATCCTACGCAGGGCGAGAGTAGGGGAATTATTACTATCTGATATTCATTCTGCTTTCTAATCATAAAATCAAATATAAGAATGACATCGATGGAATTCGATTCTACAAACTTGCTTGCTATGGGGCTGATCTTCTTAGGCTCTTACGTTCAAACCGCGATTGGATTTGGCCTTGCTATTGTCGCCGCGCCACTACTCATTCTCTGGGCTCCAGAGTATGTGCCTGCACCTATCTGTTTGGTCGCATTGTTTATCTCGTTAATGAATGCGATGAAGCACAGAAGCAGCGTCGAAATTGGCGGTTTAAAGATGGCACTGATTGGACGTGTTCCCGGATCAATTGCTGGTGGTGTCTTACTGTTTTTCGTTTCGACAGAAGCATTAACTTTATGGATTGGCTTTTTGGTTCTGTTTGCCGTTTCCGTCAGCGTGTTGCCATTTCGTATTGAACCTACGCCAGGTCGTATGACTTTTGCTGGATTCTTTTCTGGTTTATTTGGTACGAGTTCTGCTATTGGTGGACCACCAATGGCGCTTTTATTGCAGCATCAAGAAGCAAATCAGTTACGTGGTAACCTGTCAGCGTTTTTTGTGTTCAGTTCTATTATCTCTTTGATTGTTCAGATCCCTGTGGGTTTCTTTAACTTACATCATCTGGTGATTACTTTGCCCTTGCTACCAGCGGCCGCACTTGGTTACTGGTTAGCGGTAAAAACAACGCAGTCTTTACCAAAAGAAAAGATTCGTTTTGGCGCTCTCACACTGTGCTTTGTTAGTGGTATTACTGCGGTGATCCAAGGTCTCTCTTTGTAGTTATCCGAGAAGGTCAAATTCGCTTTACAAAACGCGTTCTCACTATAGAATCGCGTCACTTTTCTTTGTCGAGTTAGTTATGAACAACAGTCGTTACGGCAATTTCATGGCAGCGTTGTCCTTTGTAATCTGGGGATTACTGCCTATTTACTATCGTTTTTTACCTAATGCTTCAATGGATGAACTATTGGCACTGCGCATTATTGGTTCAGTTCCGGTTGGTTTTATTATGGTTTTGGCGATCACCCGCCATTGGCCTAAATGGACGGCAATTTGGCAAGATAAAAAATCACTATGGTATACGTTTGTTGCCAGTAGTTTGATGTGTATATCCTGGGTGGCGTTTACGTGGGCGTTAACGAATAACCGTGTTATTGATGCTAGCTTAGGCTTTTTTATAGGCCCGCTTGTCTCAGTGGCCCTTGGGGTGTTTGTCTTAGGTGATAAGCTTTCAAAAGGGCAGTTTATTGCGATATTACTGGCATCAATTGGTGTTATCTACCAGGTGATTCAATATGGTCAGTTACCTTTAGTTGCGTTGACGATGGGGTTGTTCTTTTCACTCTATGGCTTATTCAAGAAAAAGATCAATTATGACTGGAGTACAACGCTTTTTGTCGAAGCCATTGTGTTAACACCGTTTGCCTTAACGTATTTATTTATTAAACAGTGGAGCTTTGGTCAACTAGCATCAACGGTTGATGTAACAACATTTATGCTCTATTTGGGGAGTGCTCCGGTTACGCTATTACCGTTAATTTTCTACTCCATTGCTATTCGTATTACTAACTTATCAACGGTTGGTTTGATGCAATACATCGAGCCGAGTTTACAGTTTGTTTTAGCCGTTGTATTTTTTGGAGAAGTATTCGATAGCGTAAAAGCCGTGACATTTGCATTTATTTGGGTAGGGCTGCTATTTACTATCTTTGAAGGGATCGCCAAACTTGCCAAGCGAAAAAAGCTTGCCAACCACTCACTTTAATTGATTCCTTCTTTAGGTTCATAGGGCTAGCTTATATTTAATATATAGTTAACCCATAATGAACTCTAAAGAAGGAATTGTCATGATTACCGCTCTCTACGCTTCTGTCCTCACATTACTGCTCATCTGGCTTGCTTTTCAAGTCATCAAACAAAGACGAAGTAACAAAATTGCTTATGCTGACGGGGGCGTTGAAGCGCTTCAAATTGCTCGCAGTGCGCAAAGTAATGCAAGCGAATATATTCCCATCACCCTCATTCTCATGGCATTACTTGAATACAATGGCGCCCCAGTCTGGTGGATACATCTTGCTGGTATCACGTTCGTCATTGGCCGCGTCATTCATGCAAAAGGGATACTTGGAGAAGAGCTGAAAGGTCGTGTTACCGGGATGAAGTTAACCTTCTTGACTATGATTGGTTTAGTTGCACTTAACTTAATCTACTTGCCCTACGATCACTTATGGTAAAAAAATCAACGTATTTACCCCCAGCTTGGCTGCTTGTTCTGGTTGGCTTAGTACTGAACATAGCAGCAATTATCTTAACCAGTGTGGTGTTGGATAAACTTGGAAAAGAGACAAGCCTTCTTGCTGATCAAAAAGCTGATAATCTTTATTCGATTCAACTTGCTTGGAACAGGGTTGAAACGCTAGAGCGAAAACGAGAAGTGCTGTTATTGCATTTACATTTAGCTCAAAGCCAGAGTGTCTCCGAAGAAATGAACAAGGTACTCAGAGCGCATTTGTCTGCTTGGACTGGTGAAAAGGTCAGCCCAATCGAAATCACTCAACTTCCAACTCTGATGGCAGAAATTAATCACGCTCAAGGTAACGATCGAAATAGAATTGATAGCTATTACCTTGAAAACTTGGAGATCAGTGAAGTGATGTCAGAGTTGGAGGAAAACATGGCTTGGTATAAAAGTATTGGCTTGTTTCTTCAAGTGTTTGGTTTGGCGTTAATTTTAGCGAGAGATTTGGCTCGTAACCCCTGAATTTTCCCTTATTGGTTGCTATTTGCGAAAATACGTTCGCATATTGCACTTTCAATAATGTTCAATTGATGGCTATTCGTGTTGATTAATTGACATTAGTTGAATATCAATTGGTTGAGTTGTAACTGAAAATTGGCACATCTAATGCTTAAGTTAGGGTGACCCTTTAAGCCGAGGGTCACCTAGCCAACTGACGTTGTTAGTGAACCAGATTGTTCACAAGTATATATAGCCAATCACATCTCTTGTGTTTGGCTTTTTTTTCACAATCAATTCACGGATGAATTGTTACAGTTTCGGGTCGAAGAGTCGCGATAGCTGTGATAGTTTTCGCCCGAGTTTAATCATAATTGGTTGTATTAATGAAGAAAATTGTACGTTTGGTTGGTGTGGTCTCCATAATGGGGTCTCAGTCTGTGTATGCAATGAGTGAAAAAGATTGGGATGTTCTGACAGACATTGGTGCGTATGGCCTGGTTGCTACCGCAGCGGCCGTCCCTGCTTACAAAGGGGATTGGGAAGGCTTTTGGCAAGCGGGGTTCAGCATTGGTGCTGCTTCAGGCATCGGTTTGATCGGTAAAACCACTATAGATGCAGAACGTCCGGATAAAAGTGGTAACGACAGTTTCCCATCCAACCATACGGCTAACGCTTTTGCTTCGGCAACAAACCTTTATTTACGTTATGGTTGGGAAGCTGGTTTACCTGCATATGGCGTTGCAGCACTGGTGGGTGTAGGGCGTGTGGAGGCCAAAAAACATTATTGGCGTGATGTTCTTGCTGGTGCTGCTTTAGGTACGTTGAGCGCGTATGTCTTCACTGACGCTTATGATGAAAATGTGCAGCTTGTCCCATGGGTGACGAGTGAAGACGTTGGTGTATCGCTAACTTATCATTGGTAAACTTCTGCTATCACGATCAAAAGAGCCTCGGCATACCCGAGGCTCCTGTTTTATGATTCTTCTTTTCTAAGCGCAGTTTTTAGAACTGAGCTTTAATCCAAATCATACGGTGGTCTGAAGAGACATCTTTGCCATTGCCGTACTTACCGATACGGTCGTCGTTAAACAGCTTACGACCTTCTTCATATGACGCTGCCCAGTAAACACCAGAATCAGCCACGTTTAGGTTCGCTGATGGCATCGCATAGTCAACACCAAGACCGAATGTAGACGTAATGCGGTTTGGAATTGGATGTGTTGAATTTTTGTCTACCGCGTGCTCGGCTGCACCATAGCTTGTTGGGTAAAGCTCGCCATTCATCACATCTTGGTTTACCAACGGATCATTGTGGAAGTCTTGCATGATTTCACTAAAGCCATCGCCATCCAATGGGTCAAGGTTTTGGTCACCCATCATCACAAACTTCGCACCTTCAGCTAAGCCACCTTTGTTGCCTGCATCATCGTAGAAGTATTCTTTACCTTGTACATAGTGATGCCAGAACTCAACTTCTGCACCGTTTTGAACTTTGTTTTTGCCTGGATCGAATACTGGTGGAGTAGGGTGAGACATCAATAGATGGACAACTTCGTCGCCTTTTTCTGTTGGGATAATAATCGGCGCATCTACGTGGTTTTTAGAAGACAGACGAACAACATCCCACTCTTCTGCTGTGTACCAATCGTCACCACAGGCCATGCCATCAGGGATCGTTTGTGAACCGTCACAGATAGTGATGGTTGGGATTTCTGCCCCTTCCATGTCTTTCCACTTGAACTCTTGGAAAGTTCGTGTGTTTTCTGTGTCAATTTTGTATTTAGACATCAGTGCAAATGCGTATTGACCATGATAGAAACCAAAGCCCCATGCATCGCCAGGAAGTTGGCCTGCAGTGCCATTGTTATCTAGGTCAAGGTCACTGTTTAAGCCTGTGTTGGTTGAGTAAGATTCTGCGTAAGGATACTCAATAGGCTCAAGGTTAGCTTCGCCACCGGCGCCTTCAAGGCTTTGTGCGATAGATAGGTAGTTTTTCTGGAAACCTTCCAGTGCGACTTTATCTTCTCCAGTACCATCATTATTGAATTCCGCCATCATCAGAACATCAGGTCGGTTTTTTTGAATGATGGCTGCGACGTTACGAATTTGAATGACTTTCTCAGCCATTGTTTTATCTTCGTCGGCGATTGTGCCGTCAAGGTAAGCGGTTACCAGCTCAGTTTGCTTCGCTGGTTCAACTTGCATTTCTGCAACGAGATCTTCAAAAGTATTACGATCAAAAGAGAGGTTATAAGTGGCGATCTTTACTTCTTTAGGTTGAACATCTACGTATTCAGTGTCGTCGTTGCAGCCAGTAAGTAACGCAGCGCCGATTAGGAGAGCTAAAGGGGTTTTGATGTATTTCATTAGTATGCAATACCTTATAATTGGGTTCGCGCAAATACTAAAGTTATCAGTAACTTTTGTAAGCGATCTTTGTCACACAAACGATTGCGTAGTTGCACTAATGATCAGGTTTTGTGTGATTAATGCAATAAGTGCATCATTTTCAACAGCAGAAGGTTATATACAATCTGTTAAATAATGATGTCTATTTTATTTAATTGGAACAGATTTATAGGGTTTATTGATTGAATTAGATGGATTTTGTTCGCATACAAACTGAGTTTAGGTGGGAGACGTTTTTCTTTATACTGTGCACGTACCAGAAGTGAGGACGACCTCACCGCTCTCATCACTATCGGGGACGGCCCCAATTGCTAGGAATCTCTTAATGGCTTGGGCAATTCTTTTTCTTGCGGGTCTATGCGAAGTAGCATGGGCTGTTGGGCTTAAATACTCAGAAGGCTTCAGCAAGCTTGGCGCGTCAGCATTCACTATTGGCTTTATGGCGTTAAGCTTTTGGTTGCTTGGTATTGCGCTTAGAACATTACCACTTGGTATTGCTTATGGTGTTTGGGTGGGGATTGGTGCGATAGGGACGGCGATTGCCAGTATCTATTTATTCAATGAACCAGCGACATTGGTCAAGCTCATCAGCTTACTGTTGATTGTTGCTGGTATTGCAGGCTTAAAGTTTGCGGCTTAAGCTCTCAATCACTGATAAGTAAAAGCCAGAGTCAGACTCTGGCTTTTCGCATTTTAAAGCAGGTTCTTGCCTTGTTAGCGTTTGATAAATGGCAACTTTAAGTGCTGTCCAAATACGTTGATAAGCGCGCCTGTAACAATCAGTGCTCCCCCTAAGTAAGTCCAAGCGGACGGTAACTCACCAAAGAATATGATCCCCAGCAGTACAGAGAATATGATTTGGACATAAGAGTAGGCGGAGGCTTTACCGGCTTCCTGAGTTTGCATGGCCTTGGTTAAACCAAGTTGGCCAATTTGGGTAAATACACCAACGAGAACGAGCATCAAGGTTAAGTACAAATCCGGCATCACGAACTGATCTCCGATGAGCAGGATAGATGCTGGAAGCGCAACCAATGGAAAATAGAAGATAATAACGGAGCTGTCTTCTGTCTGACTGAGCTTCCGAACAATCACGTACGCAATCGAACTACCAAATGCACCTAATATCGCGATCATAACACTGAACATCGGAAGGGCATGTTCAGCATTAGGGCCCGTTTCCGAACTGACCATGACGTAGACACCCAATAAACACAGCACAATACAAATTAGAGTGGAAAACTGAATGCGTTCTTTAAGGAAGAAGACCGCGAGTAGTGCTGTAAATACAGGGTGAATGTACTGAAAAATAGTTGCTTCTGCTAATGGCAGCGTCGTAACGGAATAGTACACACACATGAGCGCCATCGTGCCAACCGCGCCTCGCGCAAACAACAAGGGTTTGTTATTGCCCCAAACCGATATGCCTTTGCGTTTTACATCTAGGTAACTGATCACGAGTGAAACTAAAGCCCTTGCTGCGACAATTTCAAATACAGGTATGCCATGTAAGCTGACATGCTTAACAGTGGCTGACATGAGAGCGAAACCAAAGGCAGAGAGCACCATAAAGCGCACGCCAATGGGAATCATCGAGTTGATTGAATTAGGCATCTTACGGCTCGTTTATTGAGGGAGATCGCACTTTAGCATACTAGACTGACAAAAAGATCAGCACCTTGTGATTAAGGCTCCGGATCTTCTTGAACCAAGGTAGACTGTCTCGTTTAGATATAAAAATAATAAATACATAAGGAGAAAGGGATGATTCCTATTCAAGCAACGCATGTATCTGGTGTGGTGATTTCCGAATTCGACGGCATAAAGAAGATGTTGTTGTTAGAGCGAGTCAAAGGTGGTTATTGGTGTCATGTAGCTGGTGGTGTCGAAGAAGAGGAAATTGGCTGGCAAACGATCGTTCGAGAGCTCAAAGAAGAAACACAAATTGAAGACGTCGAGCTTCACAGTGCGGATTTTCTTGAGCAGTTTTATGAAGCCCATAAGAACCGAATCATGGTCATTCCTTGCTTTGTTATGTTTTGTAAACCCAACCAAGAAGTGGTATTGAACCACGAACATATCGATTACCGTTGGTGTTCGTTAGAAGAGGCAAAACAACTTGCTCCTTTTGCTAACCAGCATCAACTGTATGATCATGTGTGGCAAAACTATGTAGATAAAGCACCAACACCATTTACTCTTATTAAACAGAGCTAGATTCAAACAGGAAAAACGATGTACGAAGGGTATGAAACGCGTCAACCGCTGCAAATCTCTGAACGTATTACGATAGAGCCATTAATGACCAAGCACGCCAATACGTTACTTGAAGTTGTCAATAAAAGCCGCGACAGCCTGTCTCGTTATCTGCCATGGACAGAGTTCGTAAAGAATCGACGCGAAGCCGTGCGTTACATTTCTCAACGTATCAACAGTCGTGCAAGCGAAGCACACTGGTTTGCGCTTTTACTGGATAATCAATTTGTCGGCGTTCTCGGTATTAAAGGTGTGAACGAAGAGACACGCGTAACAGAGGTGGGTTATTGGCTTGCAGAAAGTGGGCGTGGTCATCGTGTCGTCAATCAAGTGCTCTCTGTCATTATCCCGTTAGTGAAGGGAAGAGGGCACGCGAGCTTGATTCAGTTTCATTGTATGGAAGATAACATCGCGAGTATTAAAGTAGCGGAACGAGCGGGAGCCTCTTTAAAAGAATACGTTGATCATGATTTTGAAACGTTGGACCCTTCTCAGCGATTAGGCATTTATGAATTGAAATTAGCTGAAATCAGTGTTTGATAAACATAACCTAAAAGTAAATGTGGCGATATAAAAGAAAGAACAAATAGCAAAGGAACAGAGCGATGGAAATAAGTATTCGTCCCATTACTTGGCAAGAAGTAATGCCTATTCGCCATAAGGTATTGTGGCCCCAGAAGGCTATCGAGCATTGCATAGTAGAGGGTGATGAAGACGCTGAACACTTTGGGGCGTTTGTGAATGATGTTTTGGTTGGTATTGCCTCAATCTATCTTGATGACAACAAAGCAAGACTGCGCAAATTTGCGGTGTTGCCGGAGTTTCGAAGATTAAGCATTGGGTCTTCGCTGATTCGATATATTTTAGCGAATCTACAGTTGTCACCCGTTGAATATTTTTGGTGTGATGCGAGGGAATCTGCTCTGGCTTTCTATGAAAAGTTTGGGATGCAAGTTGAGGGTGAACGCTTCTACAAATCTGAAATTCCTTACTACAAAATGAAGCTTGCGCTTTAAGCAAAATAAATCTGAGTTTGAACTCTAACTTCCTTATTGCGTTAATAGTCAGAATGTTGCCCTTGTGTTAACTTTGAATCGTACATAAGTGCGACATTGCCCGTTATCGGGTGCACAAGGAGATAAACATGAACGCGATCGTCGACGTCGAAGTGGGTCAATTACTACAGCAGAAGTTAGATAAAGTCAGAGCGGCGTATAACTCAGAACCATTCCCGAGCTTAGACGCCAGAAAGCAAAAGCTTAATCTTCTCAAGCAGACTATCTTGGATAACCAACAAGATTTAGTTGAAGCGTTGAGTGAAGATTTTGGCTACCGCTCTGAGTTTGATACAGCAATGACAGATGTACTGCCGACCGTTGCTCAAATCAACTACACCCTAAAACGCCTCAACAAATGGTGTAAACCAAGCCGTCGTCATGCTGGTTTATTGCTTGCTCCCTCAAAAGTTACGGTGGAGTACCAACCTGTTGGTGTTGTTGGCATTATTTCTCCTTGGAATTTCCCGGTCATTCTTAGCTTGTCCCCTTTGGTAACAGCTCTTGCAGCCGGAAACCGAGTCATGATGAAGCTGAGTGAATTTACGCCACTCACAAATAAAGTGATCACTGAGATATGTCGAGCATTGCCCGATGATGTCATTGTTGTCGAAGGGGAAGCAGAGGTTGCTCAAGCATTCAGCAAGTTACCGTTTGATCACTTGCTGTTTACTGGATCAACCAATGTTGGCCGTGCGGTTGCTCGTGCCGCGGCAGAGAACTTAACGCCAATTACATTGGAGCTTGGCGGAAAGTCTCCGGTTATCGTGGCGGAAGACGCCAACTTAAATAAAGCGGTCGATGCTATTTTGTTCGGTAAGTGTATTAATGCGGGGCAAATTTGCGTTGCTCCAGATTATGCTTTTGTACCGGAGGGAAGAGTCAATGAGTTTGTTGCGCTCTTCCTACAGCGTTTTGACGCGCTTTACTTAAAAGATCAAAACGACCAAGGCTTTACTCACATCATCAACCAACGCCAGTACGACCGTTTAAAGGCTGTGCTGGAAGATGCTAAAGCCAAGGGCGCAGAAGTACATACCGTGCCCGAGACGAGTTCAGAAGGCCGACGATTATACCCGCATTTGGTCACCAATGTTTCAGAAGAGATGACTATTATGCAGGAAGAGATTTTTGGCCCCCTTATGCCAATTAAGCCTTACCGTGATATGCAAGAAGTCATCAGCTATATCAACCAGAATCAACGCCCACTTGCGCTCTACATCATGTCAGACGACAAACGCACTGTTGAGCATATTACCCGTAACACCCACAGTGGCGGGGTTGGCGTGAATGATACCATCTTGCATGTAGGCGCAGAAGACGCACCATTTGGCGGTATCGGTGAATCTGGTATCGGTCGCTATCACGGTGAAGAAGGTTTTAGAACCTTTAGTCATGCTAAAACTATTTTGCATACTCCAACGTGGCTACCACGTGTAGGGATGTTGATGGAGCGTCGTAGTATGGCCATCAAAGCGTTGCAAAAGTTCTTTTTGCGTTAACTTTGTTGGAGATTTAGCGCCCTCGTTATCACTTCAGTCCCGATACCTTTTGTCGATTGAGAAAATTCGACAGAGGCAAGAGCGGTGTGTGAAGGTCATCCTTTATTGGCGCGCGATCTTGCCACATTACTGTGTTGAATGAGATGGATAGTGCCTGGATACAGAGCGATACGAGTTCAAACTGACAAGTGTACTCTGAACGTATTTTGTTCGATTGCTAATATGGCTCATATGGACCATAATAATAAGACCATTTGGTCTGCAGGAGTTCAATATGGCAACAGCAACATTAAAAAGCTTTAAACCTAAGCTGCCAGCCAAGGCAAATTTTTGGTTTATGCTGGGCATTGAAGATGCCGAAACCGGTCGTACCGATGCAGTTCATAAAGGCTTTGAACCAAAGGTGTATCGTAATATCGTTGAGCGTGTGAAACTCTCTCAAAACGAATTCCAACACGTTACGCTTATCCCGGTCAGTACGATTAAACGACGTTTAAAAAACGAAGAACGTTTTAATACACAAGAGAGTGATGCCATCTACCGTTTGGCGATGCTGCTCAAACTGGCAACCGAGTTGTTTGATGATGAAGAGCGCGCTCTGAGTTGGATGCGAGAAAACGTATATGGCTTAGGGGGAAAGCGCCCACTCGATATGGTATCAACTACGGTTGATTTCGAGATAGTCAAAGACTTGATTGGACGATTAGAGCACGGGGTATTCTCGTAGTATGAAGCTCTATCGACTTACGCAAAAGAAGTTTTCTGAATCCCCATTTAGCCCGATCGGGGCAAAGCTTTACGGAGGGCGATGGAATTCAAAAGGGACCGAAGCCCTCTATTTTTCGGAATCTGAATCACTTTGCTCTTTAGAAGTGTTTGTTCACGTCAACAACGATCCTGCGATCACCAAACTCTACGATTTATATCGTATCGAGATGCCAGAATATCTGATCGCCGCTTTGGATGAAGAAGACTTGCCAGTGACTTGGCGAGCCATTCCTGCCAGTGAGTCTACCCAGTACATTGGCGATCAATTCCTTAATGATCCACACCCAGAGTTTTCGGCATTGCAAGTACCTTCGACGATTTCTCCTCGTGATAATAATTATGTCGTTAATCCTAACCATCCAAAGATGAAGGACATCCTGAAAAAGGCGGAGAAGCTCGACTTTGCTTTCGACCCTAGAATCTTTAAATAAAGAGGCTCAGCTTTAATTGGAATAGGACGCTGAGCTTTCTATTTTTAATTACGCTTTGGCGTTGCGCTTCTTAGTTCTTTGCGGTCAGTTGTTGAATCCCCACCGCTTCGCTTTGATAACTGTTCAATACTACTTCTGCACCCTTGTAGGATAAGTGGCTCGCATCGGTGTACATGGCATTGTTGGTGCCGATTTTCATCGTACAATTGCCTTTTTGACAAATGTAATCGGTAAGGTCGACAAACTCTACGTGTTCGAATTGCTCGAAGTATTGGGCAAGCATTGTGATATTTTGCTGGTGTGTTCGCTTAGGGGCAAAGTCGCATTCTGTCCCTTTTTCTTCTCCGAAC
This portion of the Vibrio hyugaensis genome encodes:
- a CDS encoding GNAT family N-acetyltransferase → MYEGYETRQPLQISERITIEPLMTKHANTLLEVVNKSRDSLSRYLPWTEFVKNRREAVRYISQRINSRASEAHWFALLLDNQFVGVLGIKGVNEETRVTEVGYWLAESGRGHRVVNQVLSVIIPLVKGRGHASLIQFHCMEDNIASIKVAERAGASLKEYVDHDFETLDPSQRLGIYELKLAEISV
- a CDS encoding GNAT family N-acetyltransferase — translated: MEISIRPITWQEVMPIRHKVLWPQKAIEHCIVEGDEDAEHFGAFVNDVLVGIASIYLDDNKARLRKFAVLPEFRRLSIGSSLIRYILANLQLSPVEYFWCDARESALAFYEKFGMQVEGERFYKSEIPYYKMKLAL
- a CDS encoding coniferyl aldehyde dehydrogenase, encoding MNAIVDVEVGQLLQQKLDKVRAAYNSEPFPSLDARKQKLNLLKQTILDNQQDLVEALSEDFGYRSEFDTAMTDVLPTVAQINYTLKRLNKWCKPSRRHAGLLLAPSKVTVEYQPVGVVGIISPWNFPVILSLSPLVTALAAGNRVMMKLSEFTPLTNKVITEICRALPDDVIVVEGEAEVAQAFSKLPFDHLLFTGSTNVGRAVARAAAENLTPITLELGGKSPVIVAEDANLNKAVDAILFGKCINAGQICVAPDYAFVPEGRVNEFVALFLQRFDALYLKDQNDQGFTHIINQRQYDRLKAVLEDAKAKGAEVHTVPETSSEGRRLYPHLVTNVSEEMTIMQEEIFGPLMPIKPYRDMQEVISYINQNQRPLALYIMSDDKRTVEHITRNTHSGGVGVNDTILHVGAEDAPFGGIGESGIGRYHGEEGFRTFSHAKTILHTPTWLPRVGMLMERRSMAIKALQKFFLR
- the parS gene encoding type II RES/Xre toxin-antitoxin system antitoxin, which produces MATATLKSFKPKLPAKANFWFMLGIEDAETGRTDAVHKGFEPKVYRNIVERVKLSQNEFQHVTLIPVSTIKRRLKNEERFNTQESDAIYRLAMLLKLATELFDDEERALSWMRENVYGLGGKRPLDMVSTTVDFEIVKDLIGRLEHGVFS
- a CDS encoding RES family NAD+ phosphorylase, which gives rise to MKLYRLTQKKFSESPFSPIGAKLYGGRWNSKGTEALYFSESESLCSLEVFVHVNNDPAITKLYDLYRIEMPEYLIAALDEEDLPVTWRAIPASESTQYIGDQFLNDPHPEFSALQVPSTISPRDNNYVVNPNHPKMKDILKKAEKLDFAFDPRIFK